The Rhodamnia argentea isolate NSW1041297 chromosome 7, ASM2092103v1, whole genome shotgun sequence genome contains the following window.
CAAGTCATGTGCTTATAAAAGTTGGAGATTCTCTACTCGGCGTGATAGGTAGATGGTTGGTTCATcagttattttcatgcaatgtgTAGGTAACTGGTTATTCGCATGTGCAGGAGCCTCCAACTAAATTAACAGTTGCCACAAGTGTGCATCCGATGGTCCAGATGGATGTACTCACTTTTGGAGTTGGATGCTGGCCTCTCCATCTTGTAGATCTTCTCTCATTTTGTTATTCAGAGCCAGTTTTCTTGTGGCGAAGTAATAGGCTAGAGGAGCGAGATCTTTCCTCTGggtttcattctctttttttgccCTTGGGGATGCGCATGGCTGTTGTAGTTGCGTGGAAAGCAGAAAGTGAATGATGTAAGTAGTGGCTTGGGAAAAATCTTGTAAATCTCTCAGATAGTGGAAAAGTTCATGTGTTGTGATTGTGTTGATGTGCAAGCCCGTGACGTTTAGCCAAGTTTACAGCACGATGTTTCTACTGAAACCTCAGTCATCTTTAGCCAAATCACATCAATCTGCAATTTTTGATATGTCAACTCGTTTATCCTCCTCCAGGGTTCTCACGAAATCAAAGTAACtcttaattttctgaaatttgccTCTTCCGCCGTTCCAATTTCATCAGATGTCCCCAAAGAgacaattttctgattttcgcCTGATAGTTGACGGAGGTTGGCCTTGCAAGAGCAATTGACTCTATACGAGACAAAATTTTCACTACCTTTACTGAGTTCTGGGAAATGCAAACGATGACCCAAGAACATGCATATGGTTATATCAAGAGTGGGACGAGGTAAACAACTCAACACGTGAACTCATCTGAAGCACTCCCATAATCGATCAACGTGACTGCAccctttgcatttttcttaTCGATTTTGCCACGTTCCGTATTCATGTCATCAGTGCAGAATCCACACCGTGTCGCGAGAACTTAGCTGGTTCGTTCATGTAATCATTTGAGAGAAGCATCACAACTCGAGCATCCTTGATACCCATCCAATCACCACTGGCATCAAAGGATTAGCACTTCTCCATGTAATGGCTCTATTTGCTCAGGATATGCACTCTGACTAACTAGACATTGGCCTTATTTTTCATCAGTAATGTGGTGAGTCATAGGAAAAGGTAACCTCATATATCAGCTTAAACAAGGTCATAGAATCTCTCTTCACACGTTTATGTATGAGTTACAGCAACTGTCTTAAGACTCTTAATTTTCATGTTTGAGGTACAAAACTCACGGAATTGCAATTATATTCTAAAGGGAAAGAATTTGTTTTGCTCAAACCtccaattaaaaagaaaacctgGCAGATGTACCTTCAACTTCAACCAATCTCCATGTAAAAACATAAGTTTTCCATAAATTTAGTGAAACTAATACACATTGCAGCAAAAATTCATCCCTCGAGGGGGAAAAAAGTAGAGAACCAAACACGATTGGGTGgcctaataaatttttttttacctcattACATGCAGTATAACCCTATTGCTATCTTCTGCCTGCAATCCTTAATAAAGGAGATACCATACCCTGAATCTCTTGCAACCCCTCTTGTATCCGAATCTCCTCATCGACGGAGCGCTTGAGGTTCCTAATATGACCCTTCAAGGCATCGCATGCTCTTATATCTTCGAGCCTCAAGTCAATAACCTTCTTTGCTAGCCCCATCAACAAGCTTGAATATCTAGGCATGGTCGAGTTCTTAAGCAAGAACATCAAAAGCAGACCCAATTCATCCCTATCCAAGTTCAGGACGCATTTTAGTAGTGCCCTCCGAGCCACCAATTCCTCCATCACAGCCACCACCTTTTCAGGATCATTCCCACCTAAAACCGAAATGAGAGCATTCTTATGCCGGAACTTCTTTAAGAGTTTATCATGCTCAGCCAACTTCACCTTCTTTGGCCTCATAACCAAATAATCTCCCTGGGATGGTTTCTCACTCTGGCCTCTGTGGAAGTACCTATGGAATGAGGGCTTCAAGACCCGCCTCTGTGGCTCCTCCACATTGCCCCACCCTAAGATAGCATTGGCACCACTCTCCACGTTCTCCTTCCCCTTTCTCTTTCCCACATACATAATACCATTCGAAGTCCCAATTGCTCTCACGTTGCAATCCGGCGAAAACCCGATTGACAACAGAGGTGCCGGGAACCTCATCGAATGCGTAACCTTCATTCTAGAATAATCAAACACCTTCATATAACCATCAAGACCAACGCTCAAGATCCTCAGCTGCATTGCCTCTTCCCCGCTCTGCGTCCCCATTCTACCTACACAAATGGAGGTCACGGTCTTGTTGTGACTCTCCATCGAATAAACCATCTTGCCTCCGGCTATTAAATCCCAAATCTTCACACTATTCCCTCCCGCGGTCGCCACCAAACTACCCGAAGGCAAGAAGATCACATCCTGGACGGGCTTCCCATGATTCACCTCCGTCACCGCCCTATTGCCATCGCCCACCCTCACATCCCAGAGCTTCACCACATGATCATAAGACCCAGTGACGAAACAATTCGCATCGGCAGGTGAACAATCCCCGCACCTAACGTAGTCCTTATGCCCTCTAAGCTCCGAAACCACGCTCTCGCCGGCCACATCCCAGTACTTAACGAGGCCATCATCACCCCCAGACACCAAATGGAGCTTATCAAGAACTGGGTACTGGACAAACCTGACGGGCCGCACGTGCGACTTGAGGCGGCGGAGCGGGGTCCTCGTCCGGACGTCGAAGACCTGGATCAGGCCGGAGAGGTCGGAGGCGGCAAGGAGGGAGCCGTCGGAGCGGAAGGAGACGGAGGAGACGACGTCGCTGAAGGAGGAGATGGTGTGGGTGCGGGAGAGGGTGTTGGgggagaagagggagagggaggcggAGTGGGCGGCGGCGAAggggtggggaggggagggagagaaggcGAGGGAAGGGACGGAGAAGGCGAGGTTGTCGACGGGGTGGGTCTTGAAGGAG
Protein-coding sequences here:
- the LOC115728290 gene encoding protein SLOW WALKER 1, whose amino-acid sequence is MAEPFVSKTFPVKPKLKPKPRTPSKTPESKYWSSFKTHPVDNLAFSVPSLAFSPSPPHPFAAAHSASLSLFSPNTLSRTHTISSFSDVVSSVSFRSDGSLLAASDLSGLIQVFDVRTRTPLRRLKSHVRPVRFVQYPVLDKLHLVSGGDDGLVKYWDVAGESVVSELRGHKDYVRCGDCSPADANCFVTGSYDHVVKLWDVRVGDGNRAVTEVNHGKPVQDVIFLPSGSLVATAGGNSVKIWDLIAGGKMVYSMESHNKTVTSICVGRMGTQSGEEAMQLRILSVGLDGYMKVFDYSRMKVTHSMRFPAPLLSIGFSPDCNVRAIGTSNGIMYVGKRKGKENVESGANAILGWGNVEEPQRRVLKPSFHRYFHRGQSEKPSQGDYLVMRPKKVKLAEHDKLLKKFRHKNALISVLGGNDPEKVVAVMEELVARRALLKCVLNLDRDELGLLLMFLLKNSTMPRYSSLLMGLAKKVIDLRLEDIRACDALKGHIRNLKRSVDEEIRIQEGLQEIQGMVSPLLRIAGRR